One window of Acidobacteriota bacterium genomic DNA carries:
- a CDS encoding DNA primase, with protein MPKEAAKEVLSLEGHEVTISNPDKLYFSSQARVSKFDLVGYYLSVAPGALAGIRDRPIVLKRFVNGAEAEAFYQKRAPAQRPSWLRTVTLSFPSGRTAEEIVVDDAAGLVWIVNLGCIELHPHAIRSSTLEHPDELRIDLDPVPGVSWADVCRVALEAQALLEEVGLRGWPKTSGSRGMHVNVRIEPRWTFTEVRRAAVALSRAVERRAPALASSKWWKEERHGVFLDYNQNAKDRTTCSAYSVRPLPDARVSTPLHWHEVPNCDPADFTIFTVPERFAKIGNPHVEMDATAGSLEKLLELAERDEAAGLGDAPWPPHFRKTAGEASRVAPSRAKSAVKKPRIKMPLIVVANSPDKTSALAGLERWKAKHAQIAGFLAIDDVLVDSMRGRSSTWTRIRINLRHVPETLRPPQETPDPDDDPTRDWRELRKHG; from the coding sequence GTGCCGAAGGAAGCAGCCAAAGAAGTGCTCTCTCTCGAGGGGCATGAAGTCACTATAAGCAATCCGGATAAGCTGTATTTTTCATCGCAGGCGCGAGTCTCTAAGTTCGACCTCGTAGGTTACTACCTGTCGGTTGCACCCGGTGCGCTCGCCGGCATTCGGGATCGCCCGATTGTGCTCAAACGATTCGTGAATGGAGCCGAGGCGGAGGCGTTTTATCAGAAGCGCGCACCCGCTCAGCGGCCCTCCTGGCTGCGAACCGTTACGCTATCGTTCCCTTCCGGCCGAACTGCAGAAGAGATTGTCGTAGATGATGCGGCTGGCCTCGTCTGGATCGTGAATCTCGGGTGCATCGAGCTACACCCACATGCGATTCGCTCCAGCACTCTTGAACATCCGGATGAATTGCGCATCGATCTCGATCCGGTGCCGGGCGTGAGCTGGGCCGATGTGTGCCGCGTCGCTCTCGAAGCACAGGCCTTGCTCGAAGAGGTGGGACTTCGCGGCTGGCCGAAGACGAGCGGTTCACGCGGGATGCATGTAAATGTACGCATTGAACCGCGCTGGACGTTCACTGAAGTACGGCGCGCGGCGGTCGCATTGTCGCGCGCAGTGGAGCGGCGTGCGCCCGCTCTGGCCAGTTCGAAGTGGTGGAAAGAAGAGCGACATGGCGTCTTCCTTGATTACAACCAGAATGCGAAGGACCGGACCACCTGCTCGGCATATTCGGTACGTCCGCTTCCCGACGCTCGTGTCTCGACTCCGCTTCATTGGCACGAAGTCCCAAATTGCGACCCCGCCGACTTCACGATATTCACTGTTCCGGAGCGCTTCGCGAAAATCGGCAATCCACATGTGGAGATGGATGCCACAGCTGGTTCGCTTGAAAAACTACTCGAACTCGCGGAACGCGACGAAGCCGCCGGCCTCGGCGACGCACCCTGGCCGCCGCACTTTCGCAAGACGGCAGGGGAAGCATCTCGAGTAGCTCCGTCCCGCGCTAAATCAGCTGTAAAGAAGCCGCGCATCAAGATGCCTCTTATCGTTGTTGCGAATTCGCCAGATAAGACCTCCGCCCTCGCGGGTCTCGAAAGGTGGAAGGCGAAACACGCCCAGATAGCCGGTTTTCTCGCGATCGACGACGTCCTAGTCGACTCGATGCGAGGCCGGTCATCAACCTGGACGCGCATCCGAATTAACTTGCGCCATGTACCGGAAACGCTTCGGCCGCCGCAGGAAACTCCCGACCCCGATGATGATCCCACACGGGATTGGCGCGAATTGCGCAAACATGGCTAA
- a CDS encoding ATP-dependent DNA ligase, giving the protein MNLPVNPPVLPMLAKRVSELPADGDWIFEPKWDGFRALVFRDGDEILIQSRDEKPLNRYFPELLEPLRSALPSRSVLDGEIVIVKNDGLDFDALQLRLHPAASRVNLLSRKTPASFVFFDLLCRDNRDLRGEPFQTRRRELESLISSAPPPIHLTPATSDHRIASDWFGRFEGAGLDGVIAKPVSGTYEPNKRVMLKVKHERDCDCVVAGFRWYKKGDRTLIGSLLLGLFDHGGSLQHVGVCSSFSAEKRRELAKFLDPYRIEALASHPWKDWAEFASDPGESGVEVPKRMPGGQSRWSQGKDLSWEPVRPELVVEVAYDHMQGNRFRHIAQFRRWRTDKKPSDCTYAQLEVVPPQELAEIFPHGR; this is encoded by the coding sequence GTGAACCTTCCTGTAAATCCGCCGGTATTGCCGATGCTTGCGAAGCGGGTGAGTGAATTACCCGCCGACGGAGACTGGATTTTCGAGCCGAAGTGGGATGGCTTTCGCGCGCTCGTGTTTCGCGATGGCGATGAGATCCTGATCCAGAGCCGCGACGAAAAACCGCTTAACCGGTATTTTCCCGAGCTGCTTGAGCCGTTGCGCTCTGCGTTGCCCTCTCGGTCTGTCCTTGATGGGGAGATTGTCATTGTTAAGAATGACGGTCTTGACTTCGACGCCTTGCAGCTGCGCCTGCATCCAGCCGCTTCCCGTGTGAATCTTCTTTCCAGAAAGACTCCCGCGTCGTTTGTTTTTTTCGATCTGCTGTGCCGGGATAACCGGGATCTGCGAGGCGAGCCATTCCAGACCCGACGGCGCGAACTGGAGTCCCTAATTTCATCTGCGCCTCCACCGATTCACCTGACACCGGCGACTTCGGATCACCGCATCGCATCCGACTGGTTCGGTCGCTTTGAGGGCGCAGGTCTGGACGGCGTGATAGCCAAGCCCGTTTCAGGAACGTACGAACCCAACAAACGCGTGATGCTTAAGGTGAAGCACGAGCGCGACTGCGACTGTGTCGTGGCAGGATTTCGCTGGTACAAGAAGGGTGATCGCACTCTCATCGGCTCGTTGCTCCTGGGACTCTTTGACCATGGCGGCTCCTTGCAGCACGTCGGAGTTTGTTCCAGCTTCAGCGCTGAGAAGCGCCGGGAACTGGCTAAATTTCTCGATCCTTATCGCATCGAGGCGCTCGCGTCCCATCCATGGAAGGACTGGGCGGAGTTTGCAAGCGATCCTGGGGAAAGCGGAGTCGAGGTCCCGAAGCGCATGCCTGGCGGCCAGAGTCGCTGGAGCCAAGGAAAGGACTTGTCGTGGGAACCAGTGCGTCCCGAATTGGTAGTCGAAGTTGCCTACGATCACATGCAAGGCAACCGCTTCCGCCATATCGCGCAGTTCCGCCGATGGCGAACTGACAAAAAGCCGAGCGACTGCACATATGCCCAGCTCGAAGTGGTTCCACCGCAAGAACTGGCAGAGATCTTCCCGCACGGGCGCTGA